One window from the genome of Faecalibacterium sp. HTF-F encodes:
- a CDS encoding phosphotransferase enzyme family protein — translation MKSVTLSLLQSAANAFDFGGPVLCDAHHYGEGHINDTFVVWREDHSKRFILQRINTDTFTNPVGLMENICGVTRHLRAKILAEGGDPARETLNVIPTLSGSTCYLDADGGAWRAYDFVEDTICLQQVGSETDFRTVAETLGKFQNQLEDYPASTLHETIARFHDTPNRYANFEKALAADALGRAKNITSEIEFIHAREQDCHVLLDQLAAGEIPLRVTHNDTKINNVLIDAATGKGICVIDLDTVMPGLSAYDFGDSIRTGANDCAEDEPDQSKVHFDLHLYEVFAKGYLSTAGASMSMAEKKSLAWGARLMTLECGIRFLTDYLEGDHYFRIARPDHNLDRARTQFTLVRQMEEVFDQMLEIVCPDNH, via the coding sequence ATGAAATCCGTTACCCTTTCTCTGCTCCAGTCTGCCGCAAATGCCTTTGATTTTGGCGGGCCTGTGCTCTGCGATGCTCACCACTATGGTGAGGGGCATATCAACGACACCTTTGTGGTCTGGCGGGAAGATCATTCCAAACGCTTTATTTTGCAGCGCATCAACACAGATACCTTTACTAACCCGGTGGGCCTGATGGAGAATATCTGCGGCGTGACCCGGCATCTGCGGGCGAAAATTCTTGCCGAGGGCGGCGACCCAGCACGGGAAACGCTGAATGTCATCCCAACTTTGTCGGGGTCGACTTGCTATCTGGATGCAGACGGCGGCGCATGGCGTGCCTACGACTTTGTAGAAGATACCATCTGTTTGCAGCAGGTCGGCAGCGAAACCGACTTCCGCACCGTGGCCGAGACACTGGGCAAATTCCAGAACCAGCTGGAGGATTACCCGGCCTCCACCCTCCACGAAACCATCGCCCGCTTCCACGACACGCCCAACCGCTATGCCAATTTTGAAAAAGCCCTCGCCGCCGATGCACTGGGCCGAGCAAAAAATATCACGTCGGAAATCGAATTTATCCATGCGAGGGAGCAGGACTGTCATGTCCTGCTGGATCAGCTGGCAGCTGGCGAAATTCCTCTGCGTGTCACCCACAATGACACCAAGATCAACAATGTCCTCATCGATGCCGCTACCGGAAAAGGCATCTGTGTCATTGACCTCGACACCGTGATGCCGGGACTTTCGGCCTACGACTTCGGCGATTCCATCCGCACCGGTGCCAACGACTGCGCTGAGGACGAACCTGACCAGAGCAAAGTCCATTTTGACCTGCATCTGTACGAAGTGTTCGCCAAAGGGTATCTCTCCACTGCCGGGGCATCCATGAGCATGGCAGAAAAAAAGAGCCTTGCATGGGGTGCAAGGCTCATGACGCTGGAATGCGGCATCCGTTTTCTGACTGACTATCTGGAGGGCGACCACTATTTCCGCATTGCCCGCCCGGATCACAACCTCGACCGCGCCCGCACCCAGTTCACACTGGTGCGGCAGATGGAAGAGGTTTTCGATCAGATGCTGGAAATCGTCTGCCCGGACAATCACTGA
- a CDS encoding helix-turn-helix domain-containing protein has protein sequence MYNHQLETFIRVADAGSFNKAAEESYITPTAIIKQINLIGRWTSSTAAKTPTMCCWQFRAGPMSTHC, from the coding sequence ATGTACAATCATCAGCTGGAAACCTTCATCCGTGTGGCGGATGCAGGCAGCTTCAACAAGGCGGCAGAGGAAAGCTACATCACGCCAACGGCCATCATCAAGCAGATCAACCTTATTGGAAGATGGACATCTTCAACCGCTGCGAAAACACCAACGATGTGCTGCTGGCAATTCCGGGCTGGGCCAATGTCCACCCATTGCTGA
- a CDS encoding flavodoxin family protein produces the protein MKKVLILSGSPRKDGNSDLLCSEFMRGAQESGNEVQKIFVRSKKIVPCNACYYCRDHGGKCALNDDMSEILDAMQAADIIVMASPVYFYSIDAQMKIIIDRSLARWTNIPNKEFYFIMTCADDNRAAMACTLECFRGFTACLNGAKEKGVIYGTGVYRPGEVMSSPAMKEAYEMGKNV, from the coding sequence ATGAAGAAAGTCTTGATTTTGTCCGGCAGTCCCCGCAAGGACGGCAACTCCGACCTGCTGTGCAGTGAGTTTATGCGTGGTGCGCAGGAGAGCGGCAACGAAGTGCAAAAGATCTTCGTGCGCAGCAAGAAGATTGTGCCCTGCAATGCCTGCTATTACTGCCGCGACCACGGCGGCAAGTGTGCCCTGAACGATGACATGAGCGAAATTCTGGACGCAATGCAGGCGGCGGATATTATCGTGATGGCAAGCCCAGTGTACTTCTACTCCATTGATGCACAGATGAAGATCATCATCGACCGCAGCCTTGCCCGGTGGACGAACATTCCGAACAAGGAGTTCTATTTCATCATGACCTGCGCGGACGATAACCGTGCTGCCATGGCCTGTACCTTGGAGTGTTTCCGGGGCTTTACCGCCTGCCTGAATGGTGCCAAGGAAAAGGGGGTCATCTACGGCACCGGCGTATATCGGCCCGGCGAGGTGATGTCCTCCCCGGCCATGAAGGAAGCCTACGAGATGGGCAAAAACGTCTGA
- a CDS encoding iron-containing alcohol dehydrogenase translates to MNNFLFENKTKVYFGKGGVKEYLGCLLEHYGDTVMLAYGGGSIKHNGVYNEIVGILNAEGKRIVEFPGIMPNPTYAKVQEGAKLARENHVDLILAVGGGSVSDCCKVVSAQAKADEDLWELENTKHTRPTEFIPLGTIVTVFGTGSEMNNGTVITHEEKKIKGALWGAQADFAFLDPTYTLSVPMKQVISSAFDTLSHAMETYFGKPDENNLSDDINEAVMRSVIRNIRVLLTDKDNYEARSELAWASAMAENGILKIGKVTDFQCHMIEHQLGAYTNCNHGAGLAVIHPVLYRHLLPANTARFARFAQNVWGIDPAGKSELKLAQAGVEALAAFIKEIGMPTTFAELGIPADTDLKAVADSTVLTGGCCKKLSREELLDIFNECK, encoded by the coding sequence ATGAACAATTTTCTGTTTGAAAACAAGACCAAGGTTTATTTCGGCAAGGGTGGCGTGAAGGAATATCTGGGCTGTCTGCTGGAGCACTACGGCGATACCGTGATGCTGGCCTACGGCGGCGGTTCTATCAAGCACAATGGTGTCTATAATGAAATCGTCGGTATTCTGAACGCCGAGGGTAAGCGCATCGTGGAGTTTCCCGGCATCATGCCCAATCCCACCTACGCCAAGGTGCAGGAGGGTGCAAAGCTGGCCCGTGAGAACCATGTGGATTTGATCCTTGCCGTGGGCGGCGGTTCCGTGTCCGACTGCTGCAAGGTGGTGTCCGCACAGGCCAAGGCGGACGAAGATTTGTGGGAGCTGGAAAACACCAAGCATACTCGTCCCACTGAGTTCATCCCGCTGGGCACCATCGTCACGGTGTTCGGTACCGGCTCCGAGATGAACAACGGCACGGTCATCACCCATGAGGAAAAGAAGATTAAGGGGGCCCTGTGGGGTGCACAGGCCGACTTTGCTTTCCTCGACCCCACCTACACGTTGTCCGTTCCCATGAAGCAGGTCATTTCCAGTGCGTTCGACACCCTGAGCCACGCGATGGAAACTTACTTCGGCAAGCCGGACGAGAACAACCTCTCCGATGACATCAACGAAGCCGTCATGCGCAGCGTCATCCGCAACATCCGCGTCCTGTTGACCGACAAGGACAACTACGAGGCCCGCAGCGAGCTGGCATGGGCTTCGGCTATGGCCGAAAACGGCATCCTGAAAATCGGCAAGGTCACCGACTTCCAGTGTCACATGATCGAGCATCAGCTGGGTGCCTACACCAACTGCAACCACGGTGCTGGTCTGGCGGTCATTCACCCGGTACTGTACCGTCACCTGCTCCCGGCCAACACCGCACGGTTCGCCCGCTTTGCACAGAACGTCTGGGGCATCGACCCGGCGGGCAAATCCGAGCTGAAACTGGCACAGGCTGGCGTGGAGGCTCTGGCGGCCTTCATCAAGGAGATCGGGATGCCCACCACCTTTGCAGAACTGGGCATCCCTGCCGACACCGACCTCAAGGCTGTGGCCGATTCCACCGTGCTGACCGGCGGCTGCTGCAAGAAGCTGAGCCGCGAAGAACTGCTGGACATCTTCAACGAGTGCAAGTAA
- a CDS encoding aldo/keto reductase, which yields MEFITLNNGVKMPAEGIGTFLLTPDEAETAVLSALKDGARLIDTANAYCNEKAVGRAMKKSGLLREEIFLETKLWPTFYTDADAVDKTLARLDTDYIDLLLIHQPAGDYVAGYRLMEKAYKEGKVRAIGLSNFNEEQIKEILSICEVKPTILQTEVHPYAQQKKLKAFLAENGMVIQAWYPLGHADKGLLEEPLFTRLAAKYGKSNVQIILRWHIQAGNVVIPGSKNPAHIHDNFDVFDFALTDAEMQEITTLNKDKRYYEVTEDKLAAFATMFPPVDDQK from the coding sequence ATGGAATTCATTACTCTGAACAATGGCGTCAAGATGCCGGCAGAGGGCATCGGCACCTTCCTGCTGACCCCGGACGAAGCTGAAACTGCCGTGCTGAGTGCGCTGAAAGACGGCGCACGGCTCATTGACACCGCCAACGCCTACTGCAACGAAAAAGCCGTGGGCCGCGCCATGAAGAAGTCCGGTCTGCTGCGGGAGGAAATTTTCCTCGAAACCAAGCTGTGGCCGACCTTCTACACCGATGCCGACGCTGTGGACAAGACGCTGGCACGTCTGGACACCGACTACATCGACCTGCTGCTCATTCACCAGCCTGCCGGTGATTACGTTGCCGGTTATCGCCTGATGGAAAAGGCTTACAAGGAGGGCAAAGTCCGTGCCATCGGTCTGTCCAACTTCAACGAGGAGCAGATCAAAGAAATTCTGAGCATCTGCGAAGTCAAGCCCACCATCCTCCAGACCGAAGTTCACCCCTACGCCCAGCAGAAAAAACTGAAAGCCTTCCTCGCCGAGAATGGCATGGTGATTCAGGCATGGTATCCGCTGGGTCACGCTGACAAGGGCCTGCTGGAAGAGCCGTTGTTCACCCGCCTTGCAGCAAAGTACGGCAAGAGCAACGTGCAAATTATTCTGCGCTGGCACATTCAGGCAGGCAATGTGGTCATTCCCGGCTCCAAAAACCCGGCCCACATCCACGACAACTTCGATGTGTTCGATTTTGCGCTGACCGATGCAGAAATGCAGGAGATCACCACGCTGAACAAGGATAAACGGTATTATGAGGTCACGGAGGATAAGCTGGCGGCATTCGCCACCATGTTTCCTCCCGTGGACGATCAGAAGTAA
- a CDS encoding tyrosine-type recombinase/integrase, whose product MQALGVDIQTIQSIVGHADTEMTEHYLHVQESIRQGAIQLFSEAFSA is encoded by the coding sequence ATGCAGGCGTTGGGCGTGGATATTCAGACCATCCAGAGCATCGTAGGCCATGCCGATACCGAAATGACTGAGCATTATCTCCATGTTCAGGAATCCATTCGGCAGGGTGCGATCCAGTTGTTCAGCGAGGCATTTTCGGCCTGA